A stretch of the Mycobacteroides immunogenum genome encodes the following:
- a CDS encoding ISL3 family transposase, translating into MRATTLLNRVLDLPKTTVRDVECGDKVTVWVRPQQRVMSCPHCDFRTRHRYDTRMVDSAWRHLDLSGRVCVLKLRRRRLRCPEHGVLAESVPFARPGSGFTRDFEDLAVWLAAKCDKKTVSTFCRVTWRTVGAMCSRVVAEKLDPDRLAGLVDIGVDEISWRKHHKYLTLVSDHDTGTIVWGAPGKKAATLDAFFTAALPADGAKKIEAVSMDLGPAFAKSVRAHAPQAVICFDPFHVVKLATDALDDVRRQVWQSARKLSDKQIAKTYKGARWALLKNPESLTDTQKATLAQLKREGGALVRAYELKESLRAVFAGDLDADTVTDMLGKWCSWAQRCRIPQFVKVGRTINKHLDGIQAAVERGLANGRHEGLNNKVRLIIRRAYGFHNAENALAMIMLVCGPVTLELPYHT; encoded by the coding sequence GTGCGCGCGACCACTTTACTCAACCGTGTCCTCGACCTGCCGAAGACCACGGTCCGCGACGTCGAGTGCGGCGACAAGGTGACGGTGTGGGTGCGCCCGCAACAGCGGGTGATGTCCTGTCCGCATTGCGATTTCCGTACCCGGCACCGCTACGACACACGGATGGTGGATTCGGCGTGGCGGCACCTGGACCTCAGTGGGCGGGTATGTGTGCTCAAACTGCGGCGACGTCGGTTGCGCTGCCCCGAGCACGGTGTCCTGGCCGAGTCAGTGCCGTTCGCGCGGCCGGGATCGGGGTTCACCCGCGACTTCGAGGACCTTGCGGTCTGGCTGGCCGCCAAGTGTGACAAGAAGACGGTGTCGACGTTCTGCCGCGTCACGTGGCGCACCGTCGGGGCGATGTGTTCGCGCGTCGTGGCCGAGAAACTGGACCCCGACCGGCTGGCCGGGCTGGTCGACATCGGCGTCGATGAGATCTCCTGGCGCAAGCACCACAAGTATTTGACTTTGGTGTCCGACCACGACACCGGCACAATCGTGTGGGGTGCGCCGGGCAAGAAGGCAGCCACTCTCGACGCGTTCTTCACCGCGGCCCTACCCGCCGATGGCGCGAAGAAGATCGAGGCCGTGTCGATGGACCTCGGGCCGGCATTCGCGAAATCCGTTCGCGCACATGCCCCGCAGGCGGTGATCTGCTTCGATCCGTTCCATGTCGTCAAACTAGCCACCGACGCCCTCGACGACGTTCGCCGTCAGGTATGGCAGTCCGCGCGCAAACTGTCGGACAAGCAGATCGCCAAAACCTACAAGGGAGCCCGCTGGGCGCTGCTGAAGAACCCCGAATCCCTCACCGACACACAGAAAGCCACCCTCGCCCAGCTCAAACGCGAGGGCGGCGCACTGGTCCGCGCCTACGAACTGAAGGAATCGCTGCGGGCGGTGTTCGCCGGGGATCTTGACGCCGACACCGTCACCGACATGCTCGGGAAATGGTGCTCATGGGCGCAGCGGTGCCGGATCCCGCAGTTCGTCAAGGTCGGCCGAACCATCAACAAACACCTCGATGGCATCCAAGCCGCGGTGGAGCGCGGACTGGCCAACGGCCGCCACGAAGGGCTCAACAACAAGGTCCGGTTGATCATCCGCAGGGCCTACGGCTTCCACAACGCCGAGAACGCGCTCGCCATGATCATGCTCGTCTGCGGACCGGTGACCCTCGAACTCCCATACCACACATGA
- a CDS encoding transglutaminase-like domain-containing protein, with amino-acid sequence MTVDHSPYLEPTEFLDWQQDSVRDFVSSAIRGACGDTEKAIAIFTAVRDSIWYDPYTVTDNPHAYRASTVATAERAYCVPKAVLLTAACRAAGIPARLGFADVRNHLQTKALRERMGGSDVFVYHGYSLMFLNGAWVKATPAFNRELCARFGVSPIEFDGRSDALLHGFTADGTQHMEYLRDRGAYDDLPLADILQALRTHYGTFIDQPNSRPDLFA; translated from the coding sequence ATGACCGTCGACCACAGCCCCTACCTCGAACCCACGGAGTTTCTTGACTGGCAACAAGATTCGGTACGTGACTTCGTGTCATCGGCGATCCGTGGTGCCTGCGGCGACACCGAGAAGGCCATCGCCATCTTCACCGCGGTCCGTGACTCCATTTGGTACGACCCCTACACGGTGACCGACAACCCGCACGCGTATCGCGCCAGCACCGTCGCGACCGCAGAACGGGCCTACTGCGTCCCGAAGGCCGTGCTCTTGACTGCAGCGTGCCGAGCGGCGGGAATCCCGGCGCGGCTGGGGTTCGCCGACGTCCGAAACCACCTCCAGACCAAGGCATTGCGCGAGCGGATGGGTGGTAGCGACGTTTTCGTCTACCACGGCTACAGTCTCATGTTCCTCAACGGTGCGTGGGTAAAGGCCACCCCGGCGTTCAATCGCGAGCTGTGCGCACGCTTCGGTGTCTCGCCGATCGAATTCGACGGCCGTAGCGACGCGCTACTCCATGGTTTCACCGCTGACGGCACCCAGCACATGGAGTATCTGCGCGACCGGGGAGCCTACGACGATCTACCCCTAGCAGACATCCTGCAAGCACTGAGAACGCATTACGGCACATTCATCGATCAGCCGAACAGCCGTCCCGACCTCTTCGCCTGA
- a CDS encoding fatty acid--CoA ligase: MQNVPLTVSAIVQHAAAIHGDSEVVTPTGNGYRRTPYRIVLARVARLANALRSLGVTADQRVATFQWSNQEHLEAYCAIPSMGAVLHTLNIRLAPEQLAYIANHASDQIVLVDASVAPLLARALPAMASVHTVIVTGEGDLAPLQGCGKTVLRYEEVLAGQEESFDWPELDELSAAAMCYTSGTTGDPKGVVYSHRSTYLHSLTACTANALSVSEADRVLAIVPMFHANAWGLIYAALMSGADLVLPDRYLQAEPLVSIIEDTRPTLAGAVPTIWNDVDRYLDSHPERDISSLRLVACGGSAVPLSLMRAFEEKYDVPIVQAWGMTETSPLATVARPAHRADATRRWELRASQGRPICGVEIRLRDDDGKDVPWDGQSVGEIQARGPWITGSYFGNNDTEKFDEGWLRTGDVGKIDAEGYLTLTDRSKDVIKSGGEWISSVELENTLIGHPAVYEAAVVGVADDKWQERPLALVVVHPGTDVDIDQLRSFLADKVAKWWIPERWSFVSDIPRTSVGKYDKKVIRARHSAGEYLIEIETS; encoded by the coding sequence ATGCAAAATGTTCCGCTCACGGTGTCGGCGATCGTCCAGCATGCGGCAGCCATACACGGTGACAGCGAGGTCGTCACTCCGACCGGAAATGGATATCGGAGAACGCCTTACCGCATTGTGCTGGCGCGAGTGGCTCGCCTTGCCAATGCGCTGCGCAGTCTTGGCGTCACGGCAGACCAACGCGTGGCCACCTTCCAGTGGAGCAACCAGGAACATCTGGAGGCCTACTGTGCGATTCCCTCCATGGGCGCGGTCCTGCACACGCTCAACATTCGTTTGGCCCCAGAGCAACTGGCGTACATCGCCAATCACGCGAGCGATCAGATCGTCCTAGTCGACGCTTCGGTTGCCCCGTTGTTGGCGCGCGCGCTCCCAGCGATGGCGTCGGTGCACACCGTCATCGTCACCGGAGAGGGCGACCTTGCCCCGCTCCAGGGATGCGGGAAGACCGTTCTGCGTTACGAGGAAGTGCTTGCCGGCCAAGAAGAATCATTTGACTGGCCTGAGCTCGACGAGCTGTCCGCCGCGGCCATGTGTTATACGAGCGGTACCACCGGAGATCCCAAAGGCGTCGTCTACAGCCACCGTTCGACGTACCTTCACTCCCTGACCGCCTGCACAGCTAACGCTTTGTCAGTCAGCGAGGCCGACCGTGTGCTGGCCATCGTCCCAATGTTTCACGCCAATGCGTGGGGGCTTATTTACGCAGCGTTGATGTCCGGTGCGGATCTGGTACTGCCTGACCGGTATCTCCAAGCCGAACCGTTGGTGTCGATCATCGAAGACACCAGACCGACCTTGGCCGGTGCAGTGCCGACGATCTGGAACGATGTCGACCGATATCTGGATTCGCACCCTGAGCGGGACATTTCTTCGTTACGGCTGGTCGCGTGCGGGGGGTCTGCTGTTCCGCTTTCGTTGATGCGGGCATTCGAAGAGAAGTACGACGTGCCCATTGTGCAGGCCTGGGGTATGACCGAAACCTCTCCGTTGGCGACCGTTGCACGTCCGGCTCACAGAGCCGACGCGACGCGGCGCTGGGAGCTGCGCGCATCCCAGGGCCGACCGATCTGCGGTGTCGAAATCCGGTTGCGGGACGACGACGGGAAAGACGTGCCGTGGGACGGGCAATCAGTTGGGGAGATCCAGGCGCGCGGTCCCTGGATCACCGGGTCCTATTTCGGAAACAACGATACGGAGAAGTTCGACGAAGGATGGCTGCGTACCGGTGATGTGGGCAAGATCGACGCCGAGGGCTATCTGACACTGACCGACCGCTCGAAAGACGTCATCAAGTCAGGTGGCGAATGGATCTCCTCGGTGGAGCTGGAAAACACGCTGATCGGCCACCCTGCCGTGTACGAAGCGGCGGTAGTCGGCGTCGCGGACGATAAATGGCAGGAAAGGCCGTTGGCGCTTGTCGTCGTCCACCCCGGAACCGACGTTGACATTGACCAACTCCGATCGTTCCTTGCGGACAAAGTCGCCAAATGGTGGATTCCCGAGCGATGGAGCTTCGTGTCCGATATTCCGAGGACGAGCGTCGGAAAGTACGACAAAAAGGTCATCCGTGCGCGCCACTCTGCCGGCGAATACCTCATCGAAATCGAAACGTCATAA
- a CDS encoding acyl-CoA dehydrogenase family protein has protein sequence MSSPISPWMNAELLELRDLAAKFFSAELAPHANRFADQHHVDRELWNRAGELGLLCMSIPEEYGGGGGTFAHEAVVLEEQARIGDSSWGAGLHSGIVAHYILQYATEELRAQWLPKMASGEMIGAIAMTEPGTGSDLQSVKTKALLDGDEYVITGSKTFITNGQQADLIIVVAKTDPSQGAAGISLIVVEADRAGFRRGKVLDKIGQRGQDTSELFFDEVRVPRSHLLGQSEGQGFIQLMTQLPQERLIVAVGAVAAMELALEQTLKYTREREAFGRPVFGFQNTKFTLAEAATETRIARVFLDYCIDLHLAGQLDVQTVAMAKWWTTERAMKVLDDCMQLHGGYGYMTEYPISRLWVDQRVQKIYAGTNEVMKEIISRSL, from the coding sequence ATGTCCTCACCAATCTCTCCCTGGATGAATGCCGAATTACTCGAGCTTCGTGACCTCGCTGCGAAGTTCTTCTCGGCCGAATTGGCGCCGCATGCGAACCGCTTTGCAGACCAGCACCACGTCGACCGAGAACTGTGGAACCGAGCAGGCGAGCTGGGCCTGCTCTGCATGTCTATACCTGAGGAATACGGCGGAGGCGGTGGCACTTTCGCGCACGAAGCGGTCGTGCTTGAAGAGCAGGCCCGCATAGGTGACAGCTCATGGGGCGCGGGACTGCACAGCGGAATCGTCGCCCACTACATCCTGCAGTACGCGACTGAAGAGCTGCGCGCGCAGTGGCTTCCCAAGATGGCGTCCGGTGAAATGATCGGGGCGATCGCCATGACAGAACCGGGGACCGGGTCCGATCTGCAGAGCGTCAAGACAAAAGCCCTCCTGGACGGTGACGAGTACGTGATCACCGGCTCCAAGACTTTCATCACCAACGGCCAACAGGCCGACCTCATCATCGTTGTTGCCAAGACAGATCCGAGCCAGGGCGCTGCGGGCATCTCTTTGATCGTTGTCGAGGCTGACCGGGCGGGATTCCGGCGCGGCAAGGTTCTCGACAAAATCGGCCAGCGCGGCCAGGACACCTCCGAGTTGTTCTTCGATGAAGTGAGAGTTCCGCGCTCGCATCTACTGGGCCAGTCTGAGGGACAGGGCTTCATTCAGCTGATGACGCAGCTGCCACAAGAGCGACTCATCGTCGCGGTGGGGGCTGTCGCAGCGATGGAACTTGCCCTGGAGCAGACGCTCAAGTACACGCGTGAGCGGGAGGCGTTCGGTCGGCCTGTCTTTGGCTTTCAGAACACCAAGTTCACGCTGGCTGAAGCCGCGACAGAAACGCGCATCGCACGAGTGTTCCTCGACTACTGCATCGACCTGCACCTTGCGGGTCAACTCGACGTGCAGACCGTCGCCATGGCGAAGTGGTGGACCACTGAGCGAGCGATGAAGGTACTCGATGACTGTATGCAGCTTCACGGCGGATATGGCTACATGACCGAGTACCCCATCTCGAGGTTGTGGGTGGATCAGCGCGTGCAAAAAATCTATGCCGGCACGAACGAGGTGATGAAGGAAATCATCTCGCGTTCCCTATGA
- a CDS encoding BtrH N-terminal domain-containing protein, with amino-acid sequence MASMVVPYRHDMGGHCGSGALRDLTEWAGIRWGDDTPDEGIVFALGGALDFSYVRSAHLRPPIYLVGRSADLEDEYLTRLGARFECRSTDDPDLGWKWVTEQIDAGTPVMVWTDIAELPYLRTRLSMSRHDVVIVGYDDDEELAFVVDNDRDTPQAVPYENLRKARASTGFPVPTRHTTYVVEWPGAAPDLGNAARSAFRRSADAMQGSCVSAPITEDSDCEIQVRGLPGVSTFVEDLKRWPKIFDDDTLDGALFALSAFIEKAGTGGGLFRDLQARGCRRVAEELSFEPAFKAAEAAKTASELWTAVAHAAYDRGADPHRRASGAASVAAQLPTAERRLAEALREAGDLLL; translated from the coding sequence ATGGCATCGATGGTGGTGCCGTATCGCCACGACATGGGCGGCCACTGCGGATCGGGGGCTCTTCGGGATTTGACCGAATGGGCCGGGATCCGTTGGGGTGATGACACCCCGGACGAAGGCATCGTGTTTGCTCTCGGCGGGGCCCTCGACTTCTCGTATGTTCGCTCGGCCCACCTACGTCCACCGATCTACCTCGTTGGACGCAGCGCGGACCTCGAAGACGAATACTTGACCCGGTTGGGCGCGCGCTTCGAGTGTCGTTCGACAGACGACCCCGATCTCGGGTGGAAATGGGTGACCGAACAGATCGATGCCGGTACGCCGGTCATGGTGTGGACTGACATCGCCGAATTGCCCTATCTGAGAACGCGTCTGAGTATGAGCCGGCACGATGTCGTGATCGTAGGGTACGACGACGACGAGGAACTCGCCTTCGTGGTCGATAACGATCGCGATACACCTCAAGCCGTGCCTTACGAGAATCTACGGAAGGCGCGGGCATCGACGGGATTTCCCGTCCCCACGCGGCACACCACCTACGTAGTCGAGTGGCCCGGCGCGGCACCAGATCTCGGCAATGCTGCCCGGTCGGCCTTCCGTAGGTCCGCGGACGCGATGCAGGGTTCGTGTGTGAGCGCGCCGATCACCGAGGACTCCGATTGTGAAATTCAGGTGCGTGGGCTACCAGGGGTATCGACTTTTGTGGAGGATCTCAAGCGGTGGCCGAAGATCTTTGACGACGACACCCTCGACGGAGCCTTGTTTGCGCTGAGCGCCTTCATCGAAAAAGCCGGAACCGGAGGCGGTCTGTTCCGAGATCTGCAAGCACGTGGATGTCGGCGCGTCGCTGAAGAGTTGAGTTTCGAACCTGCGTTTAAAGCAGCGGAGGCTGCAAAGACCGCATCTGAGTTGTGGACCGCGGTTGCGCACGCCGCTTATGACCGCGGTGCAGATCCGCACCGAAGAGCGAGCGGCGCCGCGTCCGTGGCTGCGCAATTGCCGACAGCCGAACGTCGACTCGCGGAGGCGCTGAGGGAGGCAGGAGATCTACTCCTATGA
- a CDS encoding SCP2 sterol-binding domain-containing protein, giving the protein MAVFADAEEVYRYLAGIFRRGLENEDLANRLAGSGVVLRIHYTDPDAVVTVDMPEKVVETGADSGVTPNVELFMSADTGNRFWLGKVNLTMAMAKGTVRAKGPVTKLIKLIPQAKNLFPEYRAILEADKRHDLLNV; this is encoded by the coding sequence ATGGCTGTCTTCGCTGATGCGGAAGAGGTTTACCGCTACCTCGCCGGCATCTTTCGACGAGGTTTGGAGAACGAAGACCTTGCGAACAGACTTGCCGGGTCCGGGGTGGTGTTACGGATCCACTACACCGATCCGGATGCGGTAGTAACCGTGGATATGCCGGAGAAGGTCGTAGAGACCGGCGCGGACAGTGGCGTTACACCGAATGTCGAATTGTTCATGTCCGCGGATACCGGCAACAGGTTCTGGTTGGGGAAGGTGAACTTGACCATGGCGATGGCGAAAGGAACTGTACGAGCGAAAGGTCCTGTCACCAAACTGATCAAGCTCATACCGCAGGCAAAGAACCTCTTTCCGGAATACCGGGCAATCCTTGAGGCCGACAAGCGTCACGACCTGCTCAATGTGTGA
- a CDS encoding NDMA-dependent alcohol dehydrogenase codes for MKTRAAVLWGLEQKWEVEEVDLDPPGPGEVLVRLAATGLCHSDEHLVTGDLPIPLPVVGGHEGAGTVVECGEGVEELSEGDSVILTFLPSCGRCSYCARGMGNLCELGAALMMGPQIDGTYRFHARGEDVGQMCLLGTFSEYTVVPQASVVKIDGGIPLDRAALIGCGVTTGYGSAVRTGEVRAGDTVVVVGAGGIGMNAIQGARIAGALAIVAVDPVKFKREQASGFGATHTAASMDEAWSLVSDMTLGKLADVCILTTDVAEASYTAEALALVGKRGRVVVTAIGHPDDSSISGSLLEMTLYEKQIRGALYGSSNAPHDIPRLVELYSAGLLKLDELVTREYSLDQINEGYQDMRSGKNIRGLVRF; via the coding sequence ATGAAGACACGTGCGGCTGTTTTGTGGGGCTTGGAGCAGAAGTGGGAGGTCGAAGAAGTCGATTTGGATCCGCCAGGTCCCGGGGAGGTCCTCGTGCGGCTGGCGGCCACCGGCTTGTGCCATTCCGACGAACATCTGGTGACCGGCGACCTCCCGATCCCATTGCCGGTAGTGGGGGGTCATGAGGGTGCTGGCACAGTCGTGGAGTGCGGCGAAGGGGTTGAGGAACTGTCCGAAGGTGATTCTGTCATCTTGACCTTCCTTCCCTCGTGTGGGCGCTGCTCGTACTGCGCGCGCGGCATGGGCAATCTCTGTGAGTTGGGAGCGGCGCTCATGATGGGACCGCAGATCGACGGCACCTATCGCTTTCACGCACGAGGCGAGGACGTCGGGCAGATGTGTTTGCTCGGGACGTTTTCCGAGTACACAGTGGTGCCGCAGGCGTCCGTGGTCAAGATTGACGGCGGAATCCCCCTGGATCGGGCAGCCTTGATCGGTTGCGGCGTCACGACCGGTTACGGATCTGCGGTGCGGACTGGGGAGGTGCGCGCCGGGGACACCGTCGTGGTAGTGGGAGCGGGCGGAATCGGAATGAATGCGATTCAGGGCGCGCGAATCGCGGGAGCGCTGGCGATTGTGGCGGTCGATCCGGTGAAGTTCAAGCGAGAGCAAGCGAGCGGGTTCGGTGCGACGCACACCGCGGCCTCGATGGATGAAGCTTGGTCGCTGGTCAGCGATATGACGCTGGGCAAGCTGGCTGATGTCTGCATCCTCACCACCGATGTGGCTGAGGCCTCCTACACCGCGGAAGCGCTGGCCTTGGTCGGAAAGCGCGGGCGCGTCGTGGTCACGGCCATCGGGCACCCCGACGACTCATCGATCTCAGGATCACTGCTTGAAATGACGCTTTACGAGAAGCAGATTCGTGGCGCTTTGTATGGCTCATCCAATGCGCCGCACGATATTCCGCGACTGGTCGAGCTGTACTCCGCTGGGTTGTTGAAGCTCGATGAGTTGGTCACCCGCGAATACTCCCTCGACCAAATTAATGAGGGCTACCAGGATATGCGTTCAGGAAAAAATATCCGAGGGCTGGTCCGGTTCTGA
- a CDS encoding acyl-CoA dehydrogenase family protein produces MTDAGTTTASRDGAARFAIAPEVWTTPERRALSQMARSFSEREIAPKLAEWEHVGEIPRDLHLNAAEVGLLRIGFPEEVGGSGGNAIDSALVTEAILAAGGSTGVCAALFTHGIALPHIAANGSDALIQRYVRPTLAGKMIGSLGVTEPGAGSDVANLRTRAVREGDTYVVNGAKTFITSGVRADFVTTAVRTGGPGYGGVSLLVIDKNSPGFEVSRRLDKMGWRCSDTAELSFVDVRVPADNLVGAENSGFLQIMQQFQAERLGIAVQAYATAGRALDLAKSWARERETFGRPLTGRQIIRHKLAEMARQVDVACTYTRAVMQRWLAGEDVVAEVSMAKNTAVYACDYVVNEAVQIFGGMGYMRESEIERHYRDCRILGIGGGTNEIMNEVIAKRIGL; encoded by the coding sequence ATGACGGACGCTGGCACGACCACGGCAAGCAGGGATGGGGCTGCTCGTTTCGCTATCGCCCCGGAGGTGTGGACCACGCCGGAGCGACGAGCGCTGAGCCAAATGGCGCGGTCTTTCTCGGAACGTGAAATCGCGCCGAAGCTAGCGGAATGGGAGCACGTGGGTGAGATTCCGCGCGACCTGCATCTCAATGCTGCCGAGGTGGGGCTTCTCAGAATCGGGTTCCCGGAAGAAGTCGGCGGCAGCGGCGGCAATGCGATTGACTCTGCACTGGTCACTGAGGCCATCCTGGCCGCAGGCGGGTCCACTGGCGTCTGCGCCGCCTTGTTCACCCATGGCATTGCCCTTCCCCACATTGCCGCCAATGGCTCCGACGCCCTGATTCAACGATATGTCCGTCCTACGCTCGCAGGAAAGATGATCGGCTCGCTGGGCGTTACCGAGCCTGGGGCAGGCTCAGATGTCGCGAATCTGCGCACACGCGCGGTGCGCGAGGGGGACACCTACGTGGTCAACGGAGCAAAGACGTTCATCACCAGCGGAGTTCGAGCGGACTTCGTTACTACGGCGGTACGCACCGGCGGACCGGGTTACGGTGGAGTTTCATTGCTTGTGATCGACAAGAATTCGCCTGGATTCGAAGTGTCCCGCCGGTTAGACAAGATGGGGTGGCGATGTAGCGACACCGCCGAGTTGTCTTTCGTCGACGTTCGCGTACCGGCTGACAACCTGGTGGGGGCAGAGAACAGTGGGTTTTTGCAGATCATGCAGCAATTTCAGGCTGAACGGCTCGGCATCGCCGTCCAGGCGTACGCGACGGCGGGTCGGGCTCTCGACCTTGCCAAGAGTTGGGCGCGGGAACGTGAAACGTTCGGTAGACCCTTGACGGGGCGCCAGATCATTCGCCATAAGCTTGCGGAGATGGCTCGACAGGTCGACGTGGCGTGCACCTACACCCGTGCGGTCATGCAGAGGTGGCTAGCGGGGGAGGATGTCGTTGCCGAGGTGTCGATGGCCAAGAACACCGCTGTGTATGCGTGCGACTACGTGGTCAATGAGGCGGTTCAGATCTTCGGTGGGATGGGCTACATGCGTGAGTCTGAGATCGAGAGACACTATCGAGATTGCCGAATTCTCGGAATAGGCGGCGGCACCAACGAAATCATGAACGAGGTCATCGCCAAACGTATCGGACTCTAG
- a CDS encoding IS3 family transposase (programmed frameshift), protein MPRPYPREFRDDVVRVARNRDDGVTIEQIATDFGVHPMTLTKWMRQADVDEGAKPGKSTNDSADLRELRRRNRLLEQENEVLRRAAAYLSQANLPKRVYPLVSELAADGIPVAVTRRVLKLARQPYYRWRANPITNAELVEAYRANALFDAHGEDPEFGYRYLVEEAREAGEPMAERTAWRICSQQQLWSVFGKKRGKNGKPGPPVHDDLVQRDFTAETPNMLWLSDITEHYTGEGKLYLCAIKDAFSNRIVGYSIDSRMKSRLATAALRNAVGRRGVVAGCVVHTDRGSQFRSRKFVQALHHHGMVGSMGRVGAAGDNAAMESFFSLLQKNVLDRRRWATREELRIAIVTWIERTYHRRRRQGALGRLTPVEYEAIMTTTASQAA, encoded by the exons GTGCCTAGGCCCTACCCCCGTGAATTTCGCGACGACGTCGTCCGCGTTGCCCGTAACCGCGACGACGGGGTGACGATCGAGCAGATCGCCACCGATTTCGGCGTGCACCCGATGACGTTGACCAAGTGGATGCGCCAAGCCGACGTCGACGAGGGCGCCAAGCCAGGTAAGAGCACCAATGACTCCGCTGATCTGCGCGAGCTACGACGCCGAAATCGGTTGTTGGAACAAGAGAATGAAGTCTTACGGCGGGCAGCGGCGTACTTGTCGCAGGCCAATCTGCCG AAAAGGGTCTACCCGCTCGTAAGTGAGCTCGCCGCCGACGGGATTCCCGTCGCGGTGACGCGCCGGGTACTCAAGCTCGCCCGCCAGCCCTACTACCGCTGGCGGGCAAATCCCATCACCAATGCCGAACTCGTCGAGGCATACCGCGCCAACGCCCTGTTCGACGCGCACGGCGAGGACCCCGAGTTCGGCTACCGCTACCTCGTCGAGGAGGCCCGTGAGGCCGGCGAGCCGATGGCCGAGCGCACCGCCTGGCGCATCTGCTCACAGCAGCAGTTGTGGAGCGTGTTCGGCAAGAAGCGCGGCAAGAACGGCAAACCAGGACCGCCGGTGCACGACGATCTGGTCCAGCGCGACTTCACCGCTGAAACGCCAAACATGTTGTGGCTCAGCGACATAACTGAGCATTATACCGGCGAGGGCAAGCTCTACCTCTGCGCGATCAAGGATGCATTCTCCAACCGCATCGTGGGTTATTCGATCGACTCCCGAATGAAGTCACGCCTGGCGACCGCCGCGCTGCGCAACGCGGTCGGCCGCCGTGGGGTGGTCGCCGGCTGCGTGGTTCACACGGACAGAGGGTCGCAGTTTCGAAGTCGAAAGTTCGTCCAGGCCCTGCACCATCACGGCATGGTCGGCTCAATGGGACGTGTCGGCGCGGCCGGCGACAACGCGGCGATGGAGAGCTTCTTCAGCCTGCTGCAGAAGAACGTCCTCGACCGCCGCCGCTGGGCCACCCGAGAGGAGCTGCGGATCGCCATCGTCACTTGGATCGAACGCACCTACCACCGACGTCGCCGCCAAGGCGCCCTCGGCCGGTTGACCCCCGTCGAATACGAAGCCATCATGACCACGACGGCCAGTCAGGCCGCGTGA
- a CDS encoding nucleotidyl transferase AbiEii/AbiGii toxin family protein, whose protein sequence is MTGTASVQIACTAVADDNGMRALRDVAAVTADIEYRVIGGHMVRLLRHVYNVSGIPRLTSDADTGIDVNVASTGNLHDRLTALGYTAECGNRYERGEQAVDLLVPTAAKPGKRIIGERAFDGAPGLRLALALPPIEVAVTARLTDGDTVEFEIPVPDVEAAFVLKMLARTVRDSERDLQDIETLLEIVASQPDYHASPWRLGDPKITKAGERGDAARVAAQMISSPPTRVPARVRALLRRHVAIVSR, encoded by the coding sequence GTGACCGGAACAGCATCGGTGCAAATCGCCTGCACTGCGGTGGCCGACGACAACGGAATGCGTGCACTGCGTGACGTGGCCGCAGTCACTGCCGACATCGAGTACCGCGTCATCGGCGGTCACATGGTGCGACTGCTGCGGCACGTCTACAACGTGTCGGGCATACCGCGACTGACCTCCGACGCAGACACCGGGATCGACGTCAACGTGGCGTCCACCGGGAACCTCCACGATCGACTCACCGCACTGGGGTACACCGCTGAGTGCGGCAACCGCTACGAGCGGGGTGAGCAAGCGGTCGACCTCTTAGTTCCCACCGCAGCCAAACCAGGCAAGCGGATCATCGGCGAACGAGCCTTCGACGGAGCGCCAGGGCTGCGGTTGGCGCTCGCCCTACCGCCGATCGAAGTCGCCGTCACAGCCCGACTCACCGACGGCGACACGGTTGAGTTCGAAATTCCGGTTCCCGACGTCGAGGCAGCATTCGTGTTGAAGATGCTGGCACGTACCGTTCGCGACTCCGAACGTGACCTCCAGGATATCGAGACACTACTGGAGATCGTCGCGTCACAACCCGATTACCACGCTTCGCCGTGGCGCCTGGGCGACCCCAAGATCACAAAGGCCGGCGAGCGCGGCGACGCTGCGCGTGTGGCAGCGCAGATGATCTCCAGTCCGCCGACGAGGGTGCCGGCCAGAGTGCGGGCGCTGCTCCGGCGCCATGTCGCCATCGTGTCGCGATGA